The Rhodamnia argentea isolate NSW1041297 chromosome 10, ASM2092103v1, whole genome shotgun sequence sequence ATTTCTCTTCGAGGTTTACGTGCTCATGTCTGGATCTGGTTCGTCGTGGCAGCAGAAAGAGGGCGCCAAGAACGAGGGCGATCAGAAGGACGACGGGAATGTCGCCGTCGTCCTCAAGATGGACATGCACTGCGACGGCTGCGCCAAGAAAGTCCGCCGAGCTGTCAGAAGTTTCGATGGTACGCGCTAGGGGATTGAAACccagaaacccaaaaaaaaaaaaaaaatgaaaatctcacCCAATTGTGCTCGTTAACTGGTCGACATAATGTCGAGATTGTTGTCCAGAAACTTCAATTCGGAATCAGTTTGGCGAAATGGTTTTCGATTTGTTGATAGAGGACGAGCTTCGAGGtcaattctttttcttgattgacctgtctgtcatTCGTTCCCCAGTTGATAAGAAACGTATGGATCCGCATTGCTCGGTCCCTTTCGAATTCTGTCACCATGTGTTTGATCAAATTCCTTGGAGAGATTCCACTCTTTGGCTGTTCCTTTGCTTGGTATTTACGTTTCGGATAAGAATCAGAGCTTGTTTAGTTGACGCagctttttggatgatttttagTAAGATGCCGTGTGAAACAATCCAAGCATAGAAAATGTAGCTCTCGCTTTCCTAACACGCATCACATTTTAGCCCCCATGAAATTTGCTTTtcgtgttgttgttgttggtgatactgatgatggtggtggttgtGGTGGTGGTTGTACAGGCGTTGAAGATGTGAAGGTCGACACTGCTGCCAACAAACTAACAGTGACCGGGAAAGTCGACCCCACGAAGATCAAGGAGAAGTTGgaggagaagacgaagaagaaggtggagatTGTTTCTCCGCAGCCCAAAAAagatggcggtggcggcgatAAGAAGCCTGAGGAGAAACCCGAGAAGAAAACAGAGGACAAGAAGGCAGAGGACAAGAAACCCAAAGAGGTACATAgaaatctacaaaaaaaaagtgtcttTCTGTTTGACAATTTGATGATGCTAAAGCTACGCTGGATTCTGTTAATCTCTTATCATTGTGGTCTGGGTCAGAGGGTGGTTGGAGCCGAAGCTAATCTTTTGATTATTGTGCtccttctttgtttttgggTTCAGACGACGGTGGTTTTTAAAATCAGGACACACTGCGACGGTTGCATTAAGAAGATCAAGAAGATCGTTTCGAAGATCAACGGTAAGAGATTAGTTCAAAGCGTCTAGAGATTCAATTCCTACTCTGAATTCTGCAGTCAAAGTGTTTTCATTTCAATGAACATGAACGCCCTCCATTTTCCACCAAAAGGGAATCATTCTTTAGAGTTGAATCGGCTCGTTTCCAGAAAAATATAATCTCTTGGCCAGCAGACGTAGTATGATTTTGACCATACACTGTTCTTCTCTTATTTTAATATGTAGCGGCCGAGGAACATGTTGTAATTCgtccattttttaaaaaaagctcTTTATTGCGTCGCCAAGATTTTACCAAATGGCAAAGATTATTGACCTGGCAACGAATGATGTGTGACTCAATCTGACTTGGCATAAACAGGGGTGAACGCGGTGAGCATTGACGGGGCCAAGGATCTAGTGGTTGTAACAGGGATGGTGGACCCCAAGGAACTGACTCCATACCTCAGAGAGAAGCTCAGAAGGAGCGTCGAGGTGGTGCCGCCGCCACCGGCCAAGAAGGACGCGTCACCGCCACCGGCAAAGACGGACGATGGAGCTTCGgacaagaaggagaaagaaggtgGTGGTGAGAAGAAGGACAAGGAAgcaggaggcggcggcggagacaagaaagagaaagaagctGCTGCCGGTGGTGGCGAGAAAAAAGCCAAGGGTGAGAGCAAAAAGGAGGATGGGGGCAGCAACGAGGCCCCGAAGATGGAGATGAGCAAAATGGAGTACCCCGGTTACTCCGCGCCACCTCCGATGTATTGGCAGGGGGGACCCTCGTACGCTCAAAGTTACGGTTACGACTACTCCCACGCCCGAAGTTACGCCCCCAACTACGCCCACAACTATGCTGTTGAGCCGTACAATTACCATGCGGGGTATGCGAACCAAGGCTACCCGACTCACTATGTGAACGAAGGCTACGGGATGCCTATGGATCAGCGGTTGCACCCTATGGACCCGCGCTTAAACCCCCCTCAAATGTTCAGCGACGAGAACCCGAACGCCTGCTCCGTGATGTGACATATTCCGATGCCGAGGACCGAAAAccaataaaatgtgaaaaaaaaaatatggaaccaTAATTGTAAATACTTAAAATCATAGGTCCGGAAAAGTGACCGTGTGAAATACATTTTTGGAATCATGCATTAGGTTAGAAGAAGACCGCCCAACTGGCCGGTTGGTTGGGCCGGTTCAGTTGTTGGGTGGTCGTTGGTTGGTTTTCATTTGTTGTATCTggttgtctaaaaaaaattttgtactAAGTGCTGATgaaatcaaatgagatatcgAAGTTCCACTACGAATCAAATTTTAATTAGTGTACACGTGGCGTACTTGCCAATCTGTCATCTCAATGTTTCGGTGGAATCTTGTCCTTTTGATGTGGGTTTTTATATATGGTGGCTGACGTGGATGTCATAATTATGCATAGTTGGCCCTACTTGGATGTCAGCAATAGGGGCGGGGTGCAATTTTCTAAAGGGCCTGTATGCATTATGATGTAATGACACGTCACCAAGTCGGCATCTCCTTTCCAAGGGTCTCTTATCGACAGTTTTTGTGGAGCAGATGACACAGTCGTATTATATCGACAGCGATGTCCAACCGACAACcataaaaacaaatgcagatGTTTCCCAATAAAAATCTAATGAAAGCGCTGAAAATAAAGTTCgatctttttagaaaataattttgctTGCGTGATCAGTTCTGTATCGGAAGCTGCGAGTTTCATGCATGCAGGTAGCACCAACATCGAACAGCTCTAATCCCACCGATGAATGGAGATGGAATGATCGATAACGGGAGTGGGAATCGAATCTTTACTCGTGTTTAGAAGCGTTAGCTAATCACGTGCTTCGAAGAAAGCTTGAAAGGTTTCGTATAATTCGAGGCATAGAGTGTTTGTCAAGCGTACTACCATAGTTGAACCGGCTTTGCAGAccattagcatttttttttttcaggctaAGACGATTGATATTTTCTATGGCCAATTTTTGCCTACGCCAATTTTTCTAAACGAAATATCGTAATGGGATGCATTGATCCAATCAAAAGCGATCCTCCATCTCATGGTCTGTATCGTGCATACGAGTTGTCTTGATTGGTCGGAAAAAATGTATAGATGTTGTGCTAGGTACCTACCTATTCCTAGATCCAACTTAAGGATAAATTAGATGTAGACCTCACTTAAGCAATAGTAGTTTTCATCCACGTGTATGATTAGTGTCCATCTCTTGTGCAACGTTATAAGCTCCCAATAAGATTTATCATAACTTTAATGCCACGGGGTAATAAGAAAAAACTTGACATTATATTTCTTTCTTACAAGTACGCAAATTCTTTTTAGGAATAAAACACTAgatgaatcattttttttctgtttttgcaaaactgtaaataaaataaatcaagaaaatgagagaaacaTTCTCAATTTCTCGCGTAGAGTGCAATGATGAGGTTGATTAATGTACTATTAGGACAATTAAGTTATTTTACCAATTGGACAGTTATTAAtttctatattttattttttatcatcctTCTTTTCGGTCAATCTTAAATTTCTTTCCCTCCTTTTTGCTTCACAATTAGAAAATAAGTTTGTAATGTTTTAAGTGGGAAATGGAGAAGTGAGACAATAGGGTATCTTGGCTTGTGCATACAGATATTGTATATCAATCTTCAAAAGAATATAATGCAAATCACTCTATTCATAATGAAATGACTCCAAGCAGATTCACAGTCCAAAGCTTGGATTCATCATTATTCCAACTAGCCCTTCCAAAAGATGGCGCTGTAGGACTCTCCACCGTCATTATTCCACTTTTAACCCGCAAAGGAATCGTGTCTCTTCTTTACGAAGCTAAGTGTGACTGAATTGAGAGCCACCAATCCTGTCCACAATAATGCATGTGGTCCGTCCAATCACCCTATTTTGCATCATGTAGATGATGGTAGGGCTCCTAATGGCTATGTGACATGGTCCAGAGGATTCATCAGTGAGGACCCAAGAGATTtagggagaagtgtcaaaaaagtcctaaacttattgtattaaTGCCAactcagttctaaaccttttgcattggtgccaattaaatcataaaccttttgttggtgctaatttagtcctaaaccttctataTTGTTGTTAATtcggtcctaaaacttttatttataccaattgagttaatccggccaattttgatcgaaaatcgctgacatggacatcaattatctacatggcacgactagcactaacttggacattttttaatattattttaatattttaaataatttttaagcattttttgattttttttcaaaattatttttaaaaattatttaaaatttaaaaaaattttaaaaaaatccacgttagcgccaaccatgccacgtaggataattgacattcatgccagtgatttccaatcaaaattggccgaattgactcaattggcataaatgcaaaatttttagtactaaattggcattCTTGTAAAAGGTTTTGgcctgaattggcactaataaaaggtttaggatttaattggcaccaatacaaaaattttaggactgaattagcaccaaaaaaaagtttatgactaaattggcactaaagcaataggtttaggacttttttgacactttttccaaGAGATTTAACTTGGTGAAAAAGCAAAGTAAAAAGAGCAAGCTTTGTTTAGAAGTTGGTTAGTTAAATTATGATGCCAAACGATACATCATTGTAGAAACTTCTGGCTCCTTCTATCTTGAAGGCCGCAACTATAGGCAATTTGTcaaaatctatagttactcaCCAAACCCTACGACGAAGGCTATTAAAATTCGTTGATGACTTTATAGTCTTCATAATAGTACTATTCAAATCGAATATGGGGTGGCGACTTCTGGAAgttctgttgttttttttttccctgaatgATGACATAGTATGCACATAGGATTATTCGTCCACCTATAAGGATAGATTAACAAAAGACGTTTTAACCCTCTTCTCAGTCACATCACATAAAAATAATATGACTATGgagcacaagaaaagaaaagcagttCCAAGGGTTTGACAAGAAACACATGCAGGCATGCCGCATgcagagaaaataaaagcatgcGCCCATGCGGACGAGTGACGATAGCCAAAGGAAATATTTCAATTGACGGATTATGATTCAAATAATTGGCAAGTTGAGATTCCTGTTTTCACAAACTTTTTCACACATATATTCGTATGAGAGTAGTTAAGACATTGTTATGATACGACAATTGATGATGACattgtccaatcaatccaaaacctatagtacaaatgatgattttatcttaaacttttcaattttgataatttagtaCAACACCTCTGCACGAAATTACAATATAATTCTTCTAGCCAACTTTCGTTGGAAATTATTGACGTCGCGGTGTGCCACGTATGATAGCTGGCTATTACTAGAACGCATGTTAGTGACTTTTGAAAATTGACCGAAATAACTATATTAAAGGTTGAGAGCCAAAttggcaaaatcgaaaagtttagggctaaattgacgTACGTACTGTAAAATTATGACTGATTGgagaattttcttgaaaatttgaagtcgCAAGTGGAATTAGCATGGCTATTTGCTATATTTCATGTGGGAAAAATCATTGTTAAAATGCCTAGAATTTCTTGGTACAAAGCCTAGGTAAACTATTTGTTATGACCAATGCAGAAATTAGAACGAAATTGAAAcagagaagaataaaaaaaacacacacacaaaaatttaCGTGGAAAATCCTTGCGGGAAAAACTACGGGGAGAGGAGAAGTAAAATCCACTAtgaaaattcaaggattatAAATGGTGACTTGAAAAACTTTAAGACTCTTTTTGTCTCCACTTCTTAACCTAATAACTTGaggtgtgtgtgtatatatgtgtCTATATACATATAGCTCCTAAACCCTAGCGTTGGTCCAAACCTATAGAGAATTCAAGACATACTCAATAAATCTTCATCTTGACTTGAATTAGACATAAGCAACAAACAATCTTCTCCTCTCACTCAAGTAGAACTCTGATGTAACAAACATTAACCAAATCCCAACAATGCTCAAATTTGGCAGTAGGCAAGGGCTTCATCAACATCGTTTTCCATACCAATCTTTAATACCTTAATATAGCTATTAGCAAAAATGTCTCGAATGAAATCGTACTGCATATTGATGTGTTTCGTCCTCTCATGATACATCCGATCCTCAATAAGTTGTAGCGTATTCTGACTATTACAATGGACAATAGTCATACCATGATGCACACTGAGCTTTTCAAATAAGCCTCTTAACCATATGACCTCTTTCACTACTTGTGTAATAACATACTCTGACTCTGTAGTAGACAAAGCAACCTTATGCTGTAAAGTAACTTTCAACTGAATGCACAACCTCCAATAGTAAAAATGTACTCAATCAAAGACCTTCTCTTATCAAGGTCAACAACATAATGAGAATCAATATATCATGTAAGAGTGTCACCAATTTTCCCAAACTCTAAGCCAAAATCAAAAGTACCcttcaaatatttcaaaataactTCACAACTTGCCAATAAACTTTGCCTAGGCATGATAAATATCTACTTACCACACTAACAACACGTGAAATGTCGGGTTGAATGCAAACCATGGCATATATAAGGCTACCAACTGACTAGAGCATGGAACATATGTCAAATATTTTACCTCATCATCTGCATGTGGGACTATCTGATAATCTAAATTGAGTAGCAAGAGGAATACTTACTGGTTCGGCGTCTTTCATGTCAAGATGGTCTAATACTTTCTCAATGTAGCTTTTCTAggaaaaatacaattttttccttttccgatatcAACAAACTTCCATGCCTAGAAATTTCTTTCTACACCTAAAtccttcatttcaaattcaCCGCTCAACCGCACCTTTAGATTTCGTatatcatatttattttttgctgtaATCAACATGTCATCAATATATAACAACAATTAAATGAAAGAGCCATTTGGAAGTTTGCACAAATAAACACAACTATCATATTTGCTCCCACAATAGCCAAGTTGCACCATAAACAAATCAAACCAATTATACCACTATTTGGGTAATTACTTCAAGCCATATATGGACTTTTTCAATAGACAAACATAATCTTCCTCACCTTCAAATTGAAACCCTCTGGTTGACCTCtataaattttttgttcaagTTCAGCGAGTAAGCTATTTTCACATCGAGTAGTTCCAACTCTTAATCATGCAAAAAAACTAACGCAAGAAAACACTTGAATGGAGCTGTGTTTAACGACAGGTGAAAACAAACCATTAAAATCAACTCTTTCAATCTGGTTGTAGCCTTTAGTAACTAGACAAACTTTGAACCCGATGTCTTCAAATTTAGAAatacattcttttcttttgaaaaccATTTGCAGCacacaattttctttctttttggtggcATGACAAGCTCCAAGTGTGATTCTTTCAAAAGATTCCATCTTTTTATTCATAACAACTAACCACTTTATTGAATCTTTTAAAGAGATCTTCTTTGTAGGTTTTAGACTTGCTTTCTTGACTATGCAACTGAAAGAGCATAAACAACAAAATTTGAGTGTACATTTTTCTATGGAGGCTTCATTGTCTTTTCTGGTCTATCTCTAGCGATAGAATATTGTTCCTCTTCAGGTTCTTCAATTTGAATATTTAGTAGACTACTAAATTAGTTGTGAAGATATTACTTTAAACCTCATCTTTTCTGCAACACTTTTCAGATTTTCATGACAAGGTATGGACGATTCCTTGCTAGAATGAAGCATGGTAGActcatcaaaagtaacatctcCACTGATAATAATCTTAGATGAATTAGTACACCTAAATATATAACCCTTTACACTAGAAGCATAACCAAGAAAGATATATTTCTTTGCTTTAGGCTCTAGTTTCCCTCACTAACATGTGTATATGTTGGACATACATAAGTACAAAGAGAAGAATAGTTCATAAGTTTACCTGTCCATAGCTCCTCTAGTGTCTTTCACTAAATAAAAGTGCAAGGATAACGATTTATAAACTAACAAGCGGTACCGATCGCCTTAACCTAGAACTCCTTGCATAAACCAGTGTTAGGCAACATGAACCTAATCCTTTCTAAGAAGGTTTTGTTCATACGTTTTCCAATGCCATCCTGTTGTGGTGCATTCATTATAGTATGATGTTTCACAATAATTCAATTTTGTGGAGGCAATTTTGCGGAACTCATTGCCCTCACCTCAACATCAGCTCATTATTTGTTctcaaatatttgaacattttgcTGGTTTTCTTTTCAATCAATATTTGTCATTGCTTAAATGTAGTACAAACATCACTCTTCTACTTTAGAAAATAGACCCAAACTTTccttgaaaaataatcaataaaaatgaaaagataccTTAAACCAAGGCCTTTTGAAGGAATTTTCACAGGCCCACAAAGGTCGGATTGAATGTAATTCAAAGTTCCTTTTGTTATGTTAATTTCTACTTGAAACcgacattttctatttttggaaaacacaatgctcacaaaaatCAAGTTTTCCAATTTCCTAACCACACATGAAACCTCTCTTACTTAGCACATCCATCCCTCTAATACTCATATGACCTAATCTCATATGCCGTAATTTAGTGTTGTCTGATTTTGTCATAGTGGATGAGACTGCAACTAAATCTATAACTACAGTGCCTTGCAGCTGATACAAAGTGCCAGCTTTTAGTCCTCTCATTCGCAGTAATGAACCTTTCATAGTCTCCATAACTCTGCCTTCAGCCATAAACCTATAATTGTTAGCATCAAGTGTAACCAAAGAGATGAGGTTTTCTTCAAATCGGGGACATGTC is a genomic window containing:
- the LOC115735143 gene encoding heavy metal-associated isoprenylated plant protein 6-like isoform X1 → MGEQKEGAKNEGDQKDDGNVAVVLKMDMHCDGCAKKVRRAVRSFDGVEDVKVDTAANKLTVTGKVDPTKIKEKLEEKTKKKVEIVSPQPKKDGGGGDKKPEEKPEKKTEDKKAEDKKPKETTVVFKIRTHCDGCIKKIKKIVSKINGVNAVSIDGAKDLVVVTGMVDPKELTPYLREKLRRSVEVVPPPPAKKDASPPPAKTDDGASDKKEKEGGGEKKDKEAGGGGGDKKEKEAAAGGGEKKAKGESKKEDGGSNEAPKMEMSKMEYPGYSAPPPMYWQGGPSYAQSYGYDYSHARSYAPNYAHNYAVEPYNYHAGYANQGYPTHYVNEGYGMPMDQRLHPMDPRLNPPQMFSDENPNACSVM
- the LOC115735143 gene encoding heavy metal-associated isoprenylated plant protein 6-like isoform X3; translation: MGEQKEGAKNEGDQKDDGNVAVVLKMDMHCDGCAKKVRRAVRSFDGVEDVKVDTAANKLTVTGKVDPTKIKEKLEEKTKKKVEIVSPQPKKDGGGGDKKPEEKPEKKTEDKKAEDKKPKETTVVFKIRTHCDGCIKKIKKIVSKINGVNAVSIDGAKDLVVVTGMVDPKELTPYLREKLRRSVEVVPPPPKTDDGASDKKEKEGGGEKKDKEAGGGGGDKKEKEAAAGGGEKKAKGESKKEDGGSNEAPKMEMSKMEYPGYSAPPPMYWQGGPSYAQSYGYDYSHARSYAPNYAHNYAVEPYNYHAGYANQGYPTHYVNEGYGMPMDQRLHPMDPRLNPPQMFSDENPNACSVM
- the LOC115735143 gene encoding heavy metal-associated isoprenylated plant protein 6-like isoform X4 is translated as MGEQKEGAKNEGDQKDDGNVAVVLKMDMHCDGCAKKVRRAVRSFDGVEDVKVDTAANKLTVTGKVDPTKIKEKLEEKTKKKVEIVSPQPKKDGGGGDKKPEEKPEKKTEDKKAEDKKPKETTVVFKIRTHCDGCIKKIKKIVSKINGVNAVSIDGAKDLVVVTGMVDPKELTPYLREKLRRSVEVVPPKTDDGASDKKEKEGGGEKKDKEAGGGGGDKKEKEAAAGGGEKKAKGESKKEDGGSNEAPKMEMSKMEYPGYSAPPPMYWQGGPSYAQSYGYDYSHARSYAPNYAHNYAVEPYNYHAGYANQGYPTHYVNEGYGMPMDQRLHPMDPRLNPPQMFSDENPNACSVM
- the LOC115735143 gene encoding heavy metal-associated isoprenylated plant protein 6-like isoform X2, coding for MGEKEGAKNEGDQKDDGNVAVVLKMDMHCDGCAKKVRRAVRSFDGVEDVKVDTAANKLTVTGKVDPTKIKEKLEEKTKKKVEIVSPQPKKDGGGGDKKPEEKPEKKTEDKKAEDKKPKETTVVFKIRTHCDGCIKKIKKIVSKINGVNAVSIDGAKDLVVVTGMVDPKELTPYLREKLRRSVEVVPPPPAKKDASPPPAKTDDGASDKKEKEGGGEKKDKEAGGGGGDKKEKEAAAGGGEKKAKGESKKEDGGSNEAPKMEMSKMEYPGYSAPPPMYWQGGPSYAQSYGYDYSHARSYAPNYAHNYAVEPYNYHAGYANQGYPTHYVNEGYGMPMDQRLHPMDPRLNPPQMFSDENPNACSVM